The following DNA comes from Candidatus Methylacidiphilum fumarolicum.
ATCATATTGATAAAGTCATGGAGTATGGCATGTGGGGATGGGTGGTGAAACCCTTGGTGTGGTGCATGGTCCATTTTCACTCTTTCGTACCTAATTATGGCTTAGACATCATTTTATTTACCTTGCTACTGAAAGGGATTTTTTGGCCGCTTCAATCAAGCGCAAACCGCAATATGAAAGCTATGCAAGCGCTTTCTCCAAAACTCAAAGAACTTCAAGCACGCTACAAAGATCAGCCTGATAAGATGCAAGCAGAAATGATGAAGCTTTATAGAGAATATGGAGTGAATCCTCTTGGTGGTTGTTTACCAATGCTAGTTCAAGTACCCATTTTTATCGGTTTTTATACGATGCTTCAGGGTTCTGTGGAATTAAGAAACCAATCTTTTTTATGGATTAAAGATTTAACGCAACCAGATACTGTTTATCATTTGCCGATGCTTAACTTGGATATTAATCCTCTGCCATTAATAATGGTTGGGACACAAATTCTTCTATCTCGGATGACTCCTCAAGCTTCAGACAATCCGCAATTAAAAGTTTTTCAATGGATGCCTGTCTTTTTCCTTGTGTTTTTCTATAATTTTGCTTCGGCTCTATCACTTTACTGGACAGTTAATAACTTAGTGACAATTGTACAAACTTATAGAAATTTGAAAAAACCTCTCCCTGTTTTACACCGAGTTAAGAAGCACAAAGCCTCTCATAAAATTTCGTTGTTGAAATAAAATCATTCATTTTAGGTTTTAATAGAAATAATGGAAAGAGTTGAAACGGATTTTCTTGTCATTGGAGGAGGTATAGCAGGATTGTTTTTTGCCCTGGAAACTTCACGTTTTGGCAGAGTGGATGTCTTACTAAAAGGCAGTTTTACTCATTCCAGTTCTTGGTATGCTCAAGGAGGAATAGCTTGTGTAAGTTCCCCACAAGATTCATTTGAGTCGCATATTTCTGATACACTCAAAGCTGGAGATGGATTGTGCAAGGCCGACGTTGTTAAATCTTTTGTCGAAGAAGCACCTATGCGGATAGCAGACTTAATACGCCTTGGTGTTCCATTTACAAAGAATGCAGAAGGAAATTATGACTTGGGATTAGAAGCGGGACATTCTCATCGAAGGATCTATCATGTTAAGGATCACACGGGAATGGCAATTATTGAAGCATTAAAAAAAGAAGCAAAGAAAAGGAAACAAATTATTCTATGGGAAAACCAATGGGCTATTGATCTTATTATCATCGATAAGATTTGTTTTGGGGCCTATGTTTTTGATAAAACAAAAAAGATTACCAGACTTTTTATTTCACCTCATACGTTGTTATCCACTGGAGGCTGCGGAGGAATTTATCTCCATACGACAAATCCATCGAGTGCTACAGGTGATGGAATTGCCATGGCGTATCGAGCTGGAGCTTTGTTGAAAAATATGGAGATGATTCAATTTCATCCTACCTGTTTTTTTCAACAAAGTTCCCAAAAGTTTCTGATTAGTGAGGCGGTAAGAGGTGAAGGAGCAAAAATTATAAACCAAAGCGGCGAACATTTTTTAAAGCATGCGGATCCGAGGGGAGAACTAGCACCCAGAGATATTGTCAGTCGAGCAATTTTTTTGGAAATGAAAGAAAAAAATATTCCCTATGTTTACTTGGATATTCGGGGAAAACAAAGAGAATGGTTAGAGGAAAGGTTCCCTTATATTTTTTCCTATTGTTTGAGCCAAGGGATCGATATGTCTAAAGATCTTGTGCCCATTGCTCCGGCTGCACATTATCAGTGCGGAGGTGTAGCTACAGATACTTATGGAAGGACTTCTATTGTTGGATTATGGGCAGCAGGAGAGGTGGCCTGCACTGGGTTTCATGGAGCAAATAGGTTAGCGAGCAATTCTTTGTTAGAAGCAATTGTCGTAGCTGGAAGAGCGGCAAAATCTTCAATAAGCCAAAATAATGTTTTAAGATCGGGTAGTTGTTGGGATTTTTCGTATTGTCCTGTGGTTGAAAAAAATGAGCAAAGTGCCAGCGATATCTTGATAATTATCGAGGAAACAAGAAAATTAATGTGGGATTGTGTTGGTATTGTTAGATCAGTTGCTGGACTGGAAAAGGCAAAAAAGGAAATTGGGCTGAAGGTCGATTTTTTCAAAAATAAAGAAAAAAAAGAAGAAATAGTATCCTTACTCGAAGTCAAAGCGAAGAATATTGCCTTGGTAGCAGCTGTTATTATTGAAAGTGCTCTGCAAAGAAAAGAGAGTAGAGGAGCTCATTGGATTGTTGATTATCCAAAAAAGTTAGATGTACCTCAAGACACCTGCGTTTCACTTTCTTCTCTATAAATTATAGGAGCTGTTTCATTTTTTAATATATCTGTAAGCAAAATAAGTAATAATACCTATATTAAAAGTAGCAAAAAGATGATATAGAATTGACAATTCTTTAAAGAAACTTATCTTCATTGCTAAAAGATGAACAACAAGCGTCCTAAAAGGGTAGTTGTTATACCGACCAGGAATTCGGAAGCTGCCCGGTTGGTAGAAAACATTTTTAAGTGCAAATGGACAGTTTCGGTCCTGGATTTGATTTGTCAGAATATCTGTAGACCAGGTCAAATGAAAAAAAGTATTCCAGGTATAACAACAAAAGTTCTTAATGATCTTTTGAAGAAGCTTTGTGAATGGAGAATAGTGGAAAGAACTGTTTATCCCACTCTTCCGCCAAAAGTGGAATATAAACTAACATCTTTTGGTCAAAAGTTTATGAAAGTGTTAAAAAGTGTAGAAGAATTACAAAAAGAAATAGAATTTAATAAGTCTTACGCAAATACTGCTGAATCAGAAACTGAAATTTGCTCCTTTCGCAACGGCTGTTCATGATTGAGGTTAACTTTCAGCTATAATTATCCAAGCATAGCCCTCCTATCCTAGGGAGCCCTTGCTCAGATCATGTCTTAGTATGGTTATCCACAAAGCTCTTTTCTATTCGCTTAAGCTTTGCTCAAAAGCCACAAACGAGCAAGTCTGACACTTTTTTAACGCACAAGGATCTGATCTCCATGTCCCATTTTAGGATCGGCGTCTTTTGTAAACATAATTATAGCAATAGCTCCAGTCAAAGCCTCCTTCATAGAATGCGTCACTATAGCATTAGCTCCTTCTACGGGGGAAATGAGATCGAAAATGGCTCCATCCCCTGGTCCAACAGTAAAAGATTGAAGGCCATAGAGAACATTTTTGGGATTTCCTGAAACATAGACCCTGTCCCAAATGCCGGCTATTGGATGAAAAGAAGCAAACTCATTAGGACCAGCGTTGACAAAATATATTCTAACTCTTTCTCCAGGTTTTGCTTGTAACCAAGTGGTTGCTCTTTCATCATGTACTGGATCATACTTAAACTTACAAAAATTGAATCCGACAAAATCCCATTTGCTCTCCATCAAACTTTTTTCGTCATCGGGATTGGAATAAATCTCTGATTGGACAAGAACGTATTCTCTATCAGCTTTGGGCATAGCGTTTGCATTCTTTGGATCTACTATAATTACTCCAAACATCCCTCTTGCAATATGTTGAACCATGGGATCGGCACCGCAATGATAGAAAAACACTCCCGGATAGTTGGCTTTGAATGTGTAGTGCTTTGTTTCCCCAGGTCTTATTTGGCCAAAATCCTTAGCAGCATCTAATTGAGCAGCATGAAAATCCATAGCATGGGATTTCTTGTTTGTTATTTCATTAATCAATGTGAAATCAACAATATCTCCTTCGGTCACTCTTACTAAGGGCCCTGGCACTTGTCCATTAAATGTCCAGGCTGGGTATTTGGTTCCTTTATTATCAATTACAACATCAGCTTCTTTTCCATGGAATGTTACTGAAACTGTTTTTGCCATTCCTATCGAAATGGTACAAACAGCTATGAGTGATGCCATTAGGTGTTTTATGAATCGCTTTTTCATTTCTCCTCCTTTTTGGTTTGAATTATTTGCTTTCTCCTCCACAATTACAGACATGTCTTAAGTAATCTTTTAATTCATAAATTTCTTGCTGTGTAAGGACTTTACCCCAAGCAGGCATAAGGATTGATTTTTGCACAGAAATCCCGCCATAAGTAATGGCTTTTATAATTTCTTCGTCAGGAATTTTTCCCATTTCTTTAGGATCTGTGTGATCCCTCGGTTGGACAGTCATAAATTTGGAATTAATTCCGGTTCCATTTCTTTCTATGCCATGGCATTGGACGCAGTAAGTGTTATATACCTTTTCTATTTTAGCCCATCTAGCATCTTCGGCCCTTGCCATAGGAGGAATAAAGGAAGTAGGCAATAGCAGCACAAGAACAAAGAGAAGAGAGCGTTGAATCCGTTTGGTAAAAAGATCGATTTGATCCATTCTTCTCATTTTCCCTCCTTTTGTTGAGATCTATGAAGACTCATGAGATAAGATGAAAGTCTTTGCAGATCAGCTTCTGCAAGCTCAAGCTTAGGCATCCAGATATGTGGCTCAAACTTTTGGGGATCTTCAATAAATGAGTATATGAAATCTCCTTGCAGTCGGTCACCTGCATCATAAAGCTCTGGCCCAGACAGCCCTCCTCCACCCTCTTTTGTGGCATGACAGGCTGAACAACCTCTTAATTTACCAAAAAACATAGCACCAATCGAAGGATTGACGGGTTCGTTTTTAAATTTACCAGGAATAATCAACCCTTCGGGTTTTAAACTCATTAAAGCATTAGCGACGGATTCTGCCTCATTAGGAGAAAGTTTTGGATGGGGGCTTAAGGATGAAACATCTATTTCATCTCCGTTAGGACCCTTTTTAATATGCTTAAAATAAAATTCTCCCGCTGGTCGAATGACAGTTGGTTGTTGTAACCATTTTACCAGCCATTCTTTTTGGAATTTTAGACCAGCATAGTAAAGATCGGGTCCTTTTCTTGTCCACAATCTTTCCAATGAATTGTCAGTTGGTTTGGTGATGGCATGACAGCTGGAACACTGAGTTTGCAGTATCTGCATTCCATCGTCAGCAACGAGCCAATTGATAGCTAAATAGAAAAATAAAGAAAGAAAATAAAAATAACCAATTTTCATTTTTATTGGGGGGCAGGTTCTCCTTTAAATGCTGGATTTATGAAAAGGCCATAGGGTTTTTTGATCGATTCTTCATAAAAAAAGTCAGGAATGAATTTTTTGTCTTTCCACTCATACCAAGAATCAGTTTTTTCGACCTCATCGTATTCGATCACGGTCATGATTCCTCCCATTGGATTGCCGCCATTGGTGGTATGGACATCCACATGATCGTGAACCATCCAACGGCCAGGATTATCTGCATACATAAACAGATCATATCTTTCTCCAGGAGAAATAAGGACTGTATCAGCTTCAATAGGATTTGGAAGAAAGTGCCCATCTTTACAACCAATCAAAAACACATGACCGTGAATGTGGAGAGAATGCACGGTATCACTTGTTGCAAAAATCCTAAAACGGATGAAATCTCCTTTTTTTACCCTGATTGGTTGGGTTTCAGGATAGCTTTTACCGTTAATTGTAAAATAGTCTTCGACATCTCCTGGAATGCCTCCATATCCAGGTTTTCTTGCCCAGTGTGAGGGCCAACTACTAAGCATCAATATAAAATCTTTAGTCACCTTTTTTTCTAATTGGTTGGGTTTGGGGGGATCGACAATCAATGGCCCCCACATTCCTCTCATCGATACATGCTCATTGACATTGACATGACAGTGATACCAATAAGTCCCTGCAGGTAAGGCCTTGAAATGATAAGTAAAGGTGTCTCCAGGTTTTATTTCAGGCTGAGTTGTATTTGGTACACCATCCATTTGCCAGGTGCCGGTTTGAAGAATTCCATGCCAGTGGATCGTATGTGGCAGAGTAGTTAGGTTGGTGACTTTGATCGTTAAGTCATCCCCATATTTAACATGGATAAGGGGGCCGGGAACCTGGCCATTGAATGCAAAAGTGTGGAATTTTTGATCTTTGACCAGAGTAATAATTGTATCTTCTATAGTGAGCTCAAAAGTACGGGATTCACTATGGAGAGTCTCGCTAAATCCCTTAAAGTACAATAGGAGTGCAAAAAGAAAGAGAAGTAGTTTTTGCCATGTATAAATGGCGCTCTTGAACCATTGAGTTCTCTGAAAATCCATGGGTAGATAAAAATCATTTTAAAGAGGAAAAACAAGTAGGCACAATTTAGGATGATAGTTACTTTTTGGTTTTAATAGTTGATGCGCAAAGAAATATTTTTTAATAAATTTTAGAAATAACAGAAAATCCTTATTGGGTGACAAAGAGAGAAAGGCAACCCGGCCTATAGCTCTTGGGCTTTGTCCTCGGTGCGGGTATGTCCATTCCAAGAACCGCATAGGGGATAAGTTTGTATGCCGGCATTGCGGATAGGTGAGCTATGTGGATAGGGTTGGCGCATACAACCTCAGAGAAAGGCTCGGAGATCCGGCAATAAGCCTATGGAAGCCGTAGAAACGGGTGAAGGTGATCATTTTGTCGAGGTTTACCCAACGGCATGGATAACCGCTCGGTAGGAATCCAGAGGAGGAGGGCTGTTCCGGAGCGGTAGACTCCCGGATCTGGCATTCCACGCTCAATGGACACAGTGCGGAACAGAAAGTCAGGGAATAAGCCGACTCTGGCTTGCTAGCACCACGCCAGACTACCGAAGAACGAAACGGACTTGGCAATACCGAGGGGACTCGGGACAAAACCAAGGCAAAAAGAACGAACTTGGGTTAGGCATAAGCAAGTCCCGAGTATGTTTTTAGGAACAGGAAACACTCTAGGTTCAATAATGATAGTGATAATAAACTTTTGACCACGACATTCTTCCAAGATTTAATCCTTCTATCTTTCCTTCCCCGAGGTTTTCTTGATTTTTCAATGCAGAGGGTGGAGAGAAGGGGGGCAATGAAATTGCTTTTTCTTGTTTTTTTTGAGGCTGCTTGATCTTTGCAAAAGACTCCATTAGTCCTTTTCCAAGAGAGGTTTCTTCTTCCAATTGGATCAAAAAAAAGGGCGGTTTAGGAGAAGTTGGCAAGGCTGTATCCCATCTCCAATTTCTATTCGAATAGAAAACTAAGCTTGGCTCTGTATATCCCGAGGCATAGTTTATGGATGTAGCGGGCATATTTTTAAACATAGCAGAGAGTCTTATGGTGAGGGAAAGAAGCCGTAAGTCTTTGGATAAAAAAGAGAGGGAAGAAGCAAGTAAAGCATAAAGGAGGGCCATAAGGAAGGCAGAAGGAATAGAGAGGGAACGATTTTTTATATACGAAAGCAGTGTGAAACCAAAAAGAGATAAAACAAGGAACACCAAACCTCCAAGAATTGGAATATCCTTCAATGAGGTGCCTTGAGGCCATCCTTGATAAAGGCAAAAAAATATGAGGCTCAAAGCAAGGATTGCAAATAATCCAAGAAAAAAGAGAGCAAAAAGAAAAGAAAATCTGTTTTGTTTGGCTTCGCCAATGCCTTGGGCTATTAACAAGAAGTAAGCGGGAAAGCCTGGCATGATATAATGGGGAAGCTCTGTGGCATAGAAAGAAAAAATGAGAATAGGAGCTAGAAACCAGGAAAGCAAAAAACTATTCTCCATTGACCAGTTTTTCTTTAAGGCTTCAAAAAAAAATCCGAAAAATGCGGAGTGTGGATAGAGGCTTATTAAGGAAGATATAAAATAATAAAAAGGAATGAACGGACGATTATCAAAAGCTTCTATACCTCTATGAATAATGTGTTCTTCAATGCCTATTTTGAAAAAAAGCCCTTTTGTTTCGATCAATGCTGGAATAGCCCAGCAACTGATTATTGTAAGGCACAACAACGAACCTAAAATTGGAGAAATATTGCCAATCGGTAAAGGTTTTTTCCAGAAAACAAACCGGTGAAGCAAATAAGTAATAAAGGCTATAAACCAAATTATAGGTCCTTTAGCAAGAAAACCGAGTGCAAGAGAAATCCAGAAAATAAAAAACCACAAATGAGACTTCTTTTTAAGTAAATTTAAAAAAGCCCATTGAGAGAGTGTTCCAAAGAACACAAGGACCATATCGGCGGTGGCTAATCTACCATGGATAAGGGTCTGTACGGAGACAATAAAACCTATAGGTGCCACCCATCGGATGGAAGAACAATAGCGATTGCTTATGCTATAGAGAACAGTGGCTAACAGTGAAGCAGAAAGGATCGAAGGGAGTCTAGCAGAGAATTCATTAACTCCAAACAATTGATAAAAGAAGGCCATTAACCAATAAATTAATGGTGGTTTATCCAACCTGAATTCACCATTAAAGAAGGGAACGATGAAATCTTGTTTTTGAAGCATTCCCCTTGCAGCCTGTGCAAATCTTGGTTCATCACGATCAATTAATGGGAGCGAATAAGATCCGGAGGAAAGAAGAAAAAAAGCAAAGAAGAATAGGAAGAGGGGTGGCAAAAAAAGCCATTGTTTAGAATGATAAAAAAGATTTATCCAATGGAAGAGGGGTGGGATTTGGTTTTTTCCCATATGAGAAGGTCTGTTAATGGAATCCATTTGTTGGATGCGTTATAATTAGAAAGAATTAAGAATAATAACAGAGAACAATCTGATAACAAGATTATTTGGCTATTTGAAATTACTCAACGAAGCATTATATTTGAGATGAAAAATAAATTTTCTTTTTTTAGTAAAAAAAATCTATTGACTAATATGGGAGAGTGAATAGGATAAACTCCCTACGATAAAGCAAAATTTTAAAAAATTGTTCTTTGATAACTTTTGGTCGCCTAAAAACAGGATTGAGTTGTGCAGAACCTTATGTAAGGTTTTGCAGTAGTTTTGTGGCCTGCTCTAAAATTTAGAGCATTTAGCCAAGAATCTTTCTCTTTACGGAGAGTTTGATTCTGGCTCAGAGCGAACGCTGGCGGCGTGGATAAGACATGCAAGTCGAACGAAGCTTGTTCCTTGGCAACAAGGAACAAGTTCAGTGGCGAACGGGTGAGTAACACGTGGGAACTTACCCTGAAGTGGGGAATAGCCCATCGAAAGATGGGGTAATTCCGCATGTGATCGAAAGATCAAAGTAGGGGACCTGCAAAGGCCTTACGCTTCAGGAGAGGCCCGCGGCCCATCAGCTAGTTGGTGAGGTAATGGCCCACCAAGGCTAAGACGGGTAGCTGGCCTGAGAGGGTGGTCAGCCACACTGGGACTGAGACACGGCCCAGACACCTACGGGTGGCAGCAGTCGAGAATTTTTCACAATGGGCGAAAGCCTGATGGAGCGACGCCGCGTGGAGGATGAAGGCCTTCGGGTTGTAAACTCCTGTCACCCTGGACCAAGGCTTTCAAGTTGAATAAACTTGGAAGTTTGATTGTACAGGGAGAGGAAGGGACGGCAAACTCTGTGCCAGCAGCCGCGGTAATACAGAGGTCCCAAGCGTTGCTCGGATTTACTGGGCGTAAAGGGTGTGTAGGAGGTTAGATAAGTCGGATGTGAAATCCCTTTGCTTAACAAAGGAACTGCATTCGATACTGTCTAGCTAGAGGACCGGAGGGGGAAGCGGAACTCTCGGTGTAGCGGTGAAATGCGTGGATATCGAGAGGAACACCGGTGGCGAAGGCGGCTTCCTGGACGGTACCTGACTCTGATACACGAAAGCTAGGGGAGCGAACGGGATTAGATACCCCGGTAGTCCTAGCCGTAAACGGTGTGCGTTAGGCGTTGGCGGAATCGACCCCGCCAGTGCCGTAGCTAACGCGTTAAACGCACCGCCTGAGGAGTACGGCCGCAAGGCTAAAACTCAAAGAAATTGACGGGGGCCCGCACAAGCGGTGGAGCATGTGGCTTAATTCGATGCAACGCGAAGAACCTTACCAGGCCTTGACATGCCGTGTTCAGTTGCTGAAAGGCAATGGCCCGCAAGGGCGAACGGCACAGGTGCTGCATGGCTGTCGTCAGCTCGTGTCGTGAGATGTTGGGTTAAGTCCCGCAACGAGCGCAACCCCTATGTCCAGTTGCCGAAAGGCTCTCTGAACAGACTGCCTCGTATAACGGGGAGGAAGGTGGGGACGACGTCAAGTCAGGATGGCCCTTATGGCCTGGGCTGCACACGTGTTACAATGCCCGGTACAGAGGGAAGCAAGACCGCGAGGTGGAGCAAATCCCAAAAACCGGGCCCAGTTCAGATCGAAGGCTGCAACTCGCCTTCGTGAAGCCGGAATCGCTAGTAATGGCGCATCAGCTACGGCGCCGTGAATACGTTCCCGGGCCTTGTACACACCGCCCGTCACATCCTGAAAGCTGGTTGTACCCGAAGCCAACCGTAAGGTTGTCGAAGGTATGGCTAGTGATTGGGATGAAGTCGTAACAAGGTAGCCGTAGGGGAACCTGCGGCTGGATCACCTCCTTTCTAAGGAGTAAAGCAGCGATAGTCTTCGGTAAGATTCCGAAAATATTCGTTGCTTAGGTCGATTACTTGCCTTGCAATCATAGATTGGGGGCAAGTAAAAAAAAATAATACTGCAACCTTATAATAAGGATTCTGCACAACTCAGTTCTGTTGAACTGGCGACCATAGCCTTTTAAAGAAAAAACCAACAGCTGAGAATAGCATCCAGTAGAAGGTAAGAGGGTCCATTTTGACCTTAACTAGGTGATTTTGTTGTTGTATATCTCTTACTCCAGGGATAGGTATTTCTGGGAGATAGAGAAAGCAACAACAAAATACTTTGTCAGGCAAAGAGGAATGAATCACAATGGCATGCTTTGGAAAAGGAGTAAAGAAACGATAATCGTACAGATAGATTATCGGGGGCATAGCTCAGTTGGGAGAGCGGCAGCTTTGCAAGCTGTAGGTCAGGGGTTCGAATCCCCTTGCCTCCACCAGCATGCGATTGGTCCAAAACGTTGGGACTGCATTGGGCCTGTAGCTCAGTTGGTCAGAGCATGCGCTTGATAAGCGCAGGGTCACTGGTTCGAGCCCAGTCAGGCCCAGATGGATATTGACAAAGAAAGGCATTCCGATTTTCCTGACAAAGTTTTTCAAAGGTTTGGGAATAGGATGCGTTTTAAAAGGCTATATGTTCTTTGAAAACTGCAGGTGATTGAGAGTAAAACATTTAAGAGTACTTAAAGAGAGTTACAAGCAAACAAGGGCACATGGTGGATGCCTTGGCGCCAGGAGGCGATGAAGGACGTGGCTACCTGCGATAAGCCTCGGGGAGTGGGAAGCACGCTTTGATCCGGGGATTTCCGAATGGGGTAACCCGGTACGAGTAATGTCGTACCATACCAGGTTGAATCCATAGACCTGGATAAGCGAAACCCGCTGAAGTGAAACATCTCAGTAAGCGGAGGAAAAGAAAGCGAAAGCGATTCCGTTAGTAGTGGCGAGCGAAAGCGGAACAGCCTAAACCAGTCAGCTTGCTGACTGGGGTTGTAGGACCACCATATAGGCAGTTGTAGAGCTAGGAGAAGCGGATGGAAAGTCGCCCCATAGAAGGTGAGAGGCCTGTATCTTAAAGCTTGCGCAACGCCTGGTGGTATCCTGAGTAACGCGATGCACGGGAAACTTCGCGTGAATCTGCGCGGACCACCGCGTAAGGCTAAATACTACCTGGCGACCGATAGTGAACCAGTACCGTGAGGGAAAGGTGAAAAGAACCCCGATGAGGGGAGTGAAATAGAACCTGAAACCGTGTGCCTACAAGGTGTCAGAGCCCGAAAGGGTGATGGCGTGCCTTTTGCTTAATGAGTCTGCGAGTTACTGTCTGTGGCAAGTCTAAATCCTTTTAGGATGGAGGCGAAGCGAAAGCGAGTCTGAATAGGGCGTTTGAGCTGCAGGCAGTAGACCCGAAGGGGAGGTGATCTACCCATGGCCAGGATGAAGTCACCCTAACCGGTGATGGAGGTCCGAACGGGTGACGGTTGAAAACGTCTCCGATGAGCTGTGGGTAGGAGCGAAAGACTAATCAAACCCC
Coding sequences within:
- the nadB gene encoding L-aspartate oxidase — protein: MERVETDFLVIGGGIAGLFFALETSRFGRVDVLLKGSFTHSSSWYAQGGIACVSSPQDSFESHISDTLKAGDGLCKADVVKSFVEEAPMRIADLIRLGVPFTKNAEGNYDLGLEAGHSHRRIYHVKDHTGMAIIEALKKEAKKRKQIILWENQWAIDLIIIDKICFGAYVFDKTKKITRLFISPHTLLSTGGCGGIYLHTTNPSSATGDGIAMAYRAGALLKNMEMIQFHPTCFFQQSSQKFLISEAVRGEGAKIINQSGEHFLKHADPRGELAPRDIVSRAIFLEMKEKNIPYVYLDIRGKQREWLEERFPYIFSYCLSQGIDMSKDLVPIAPAAHYQCGGVATDTYGRTSIVGLWAAGEVACTGFHGANRLASNSLLEAIVVAGRAAKSSISQNNVLRSGSCWDFSYCPVVEKNEQSASDILIIIEETRKLMWDCVGIVRSVAGLEKAKKEIGLKVDFFKNKEKKEEIVSLLEVKAKNIALVAAVIIESALQRKESRGAHWIVDYPKKLDVPQDTCVSLSSL
- a CDS encoding winged helix-turn-helix transcriptional regulator, giving the protein MNNKRPKRVVVIPTRNSEAARLVENIFKCKWTVSVLDLICQNICRPGQMKKSIPGITTKVLNDLLKKLCEWRIVERTVYPTLPPKVEYKLTSFGQKFMKVLKSVEELQKEIEFNKSYANTAESETEICSFRNGCS
- a CDS encoding multicopper oxidase domain-containing protein, whose translation is MKKRFIKHLMASLIAVCTISIGMAKTVSVTFHGKEADVVIDNKGTKYPAWTFNGQVPGPLVRVTEGDIVDFTLINEITNKKSHAMDFHAAQLDAAKDFGQIRPGETKHYTFKANYPGVFFYHCGADPMVQHIARGMFGVIIVDPKNANAMPKADREYVLVQSEIYSNPDDEKSLMESKWDFVGFNFCKFKYDPVHDERATTWLQAKPGERVRIYFVNAGPNEFASFHPIAGIWDRVYVSGNPKNVLYGLQSFTVGPGDGAIFDLISPVEGANAIVTHSMKEALTGAIAIIMFTKDADPKMGHGDQILVR
- a CDS encoding c-type cytochrome; this translates as MRRMDQIDLFTKRIQRSLLFVLVLLLPTSFIPPMARAEDARWAKIEKVYNTYCVQCHGIERNGTGINSKFMTVQPRDHTDPKEMGKIPDEEIIKAITYGGISVQKSILMPAWGKVLTQQEIYELKDYLRHVCNCGGESK
- a CDS encoding c-type cytochrome, which codes for MKIGYFYFLSLFFYLAINWLVADDGMQILQTQCSSCHAITKPTDNSLERLWTRKGPDLYYAGLKFQKEWLVKWLQQPTVIRPAGEFYFKHIKKGPNGDEIDVSSLSPHPKLSPNEAESVANALMSLKPEGLIIPGKFKNEPVNPSIGAMFFGKLRGCSACHATKEGGGGLSGPELYDAGDRLQGDFIYSFIEDPQKFEPHIWMPKLELAEADLQRLSSYLMSLHRSQQKEGK
- a CDS encoding multicopper oxidase domain-containing protein, producing MDFQRTQWFKSAIYTWQKLLLFLFALLLYFKGFSETLHSESRTFELTIEDTIITLVKDQKFHTFAFNGQVPGPLIHVKYGDDLTIKVTNLTTLPHTIHWHGILQTGTWQMDGVPNTTQPEIKPGDTFTYHFKALPAGTYWYHCHVNVNEHVSMRGMWGPLIVDPPKPNQLEKKVTKDFILMLSSWPSHWARKPGYGGIPGDVEDYFTINGKSYPETQPIRVKKGDFIRFRIFATSDTVHSLHIHGHVFLIGCKDGHFLPNPIEADTVLISPGERYDLFMYADNPGRWMVHDHVDVHTTNGGNPMGGIMTVIEYDEVEKTDSWYEWKDKKFIPDFFYEESIKKPYGLFINPAFKGEPAPQ
- a CDS encoding ArnT family glycosyltransferase; protein product: MGKNQIPPLFHWINLFYHSKQWLFLPPLFLFFFAFFLLSSGSYSLPLIDRDEPRFAQAARGMLQKQDFIVPFFNGEFRLDKPPLIYWLMAFFYQLFGVNEFSARLPSILSASLLATVLYSISNRYCSSIRWVAPIGFIVSVQTLIHGRLATADMVLVFFGTLSQWAFLNLLKKKSHLWFFIFWISLALGFLAKGPIIWFIAFITYLLHRFVFWKKPLPIGNISPILGSLLCLTIISCWAIPALIETKGLFFKIGIEEHIIHRGIEAFDNRPFIPFYYFISSLISLYPHSAFFGFFFEALKKNWSMENSFLLSWFLAPILIFSFYATELPHYIMPGFPAYFLLIAQGIGEAKQNRFSFLFALFFLGLFAILALSLIFFCLYQGWPQGTSLKDIPILGGLVFLVLSLFGFTLLSYIKNRSLSIPSAFLMALLYALLASSLSFLSKDLRLLSLTIRLSAMFKNMPATSINYASGYTEPSLVFYSNRNWRWDTALPTSPKPPFFLIQLEEETSLGKGLMESFAKIKQPQKKQEKAISLPPFSPPSALKNQENLGEGKIEGLNLGRMSWSKVYYHYHY